In Chitinivibrionia bacterium, a single window of DNA contains:
- a CDS encoding thioredoxin family protein: protein MKKIKIKAQEILFLALFCFVATAFALPSLPLSFFENESVFASAEENANIAELSFETSFWDKGDTVIVAIIIGIPENYHLYSNPKGPGVGRELRINFDDNAGVLFAKQTTPQKYLPPNEPPELWLWAWQNEAIIFIAFSSKYFSPPVYIEIEGGYCRISCIPFSRRLKIEPNGNVFDKDLKYIFEKAKKFPLADDDLIVFNIHISPQNFSLLSAIFIAFLAGIILNFMPCVLPVLGIKILSFSQNTSKKTAFLKSLAFSAGIIFVFLLLAIVAIQAKIWWGQQFQNPIFITALALFMVVGALVLFDILTLSPNSKVADLERKQDKSTFFGNFVRGICATILATPCSGPLLGAIFAWVLIDNTPNAVLAVFLAVGAGMSAPYMVLSVFGGAKISQKIGKHSHSLKKILGVILLLFAVYLLFSAHSHRILPNSVLNTVSNSVWIEFSQELFEEAQRNRQSVIVQFTARWCLNCQYNKITVYETPEIRRILTERNILALSADLTNENIEAQNLKQMLNSRSIPFMAIFDGNDFSNPIIFRDIVSRGAVLQALERVR from the coding sequence ATGAAAAAGATTAAAATTAAAGCGCAAGAGATTTTATTTCTTGCGCTTTTTTGTTTTGTTGCGACGGCGTTCGCTCTTCCCTCTTTACCTCTGTCGTTTTTTGAGAACGAGAGCGTTTTTGCTTCGGCAGAAGAAAATGCAAACATAGCCGAACTTTCGTTTGAAACGTCTTTTTGGGACAAAGGCGATACGGTCATTGTCGCGATAATTATAGGCATTCCCGAGAACTACCATCTTTATTCCAACCCCAAAGGTCCGGGAGTAGGCAGAGAACTGCGCATAAATTTTGACGACAACGCAGGCGTTCTTTTTGCCAAACAAACCACTCCACAAAAATATTTGCCGCCAAATGAGCCGCCCGAACTTTGGCTTTGGGCGTGGCAAAACGAGGCAATTATTTTTATTGCATTTTCGAGCAAATATTTTTCGCCGCCCGTATATATAGAAATAGAGGGTGGTTATTGCCGAATTTCGTGCATTCCGTTTTCGCGGCGCCTCAAAATTGAACCGAACGGCAATGTTTTTGACAAGGATTTGAAATACATTTTTGAAAAAGCAAAGAAATTTCCTTTGGCTGACGATGATTTGATTGTATTTAACATACATATTTCACCGCAAAACTTCTCATTACTTTCGGCTATATTTATTGCGTTTTTGGCAGGAATAATTCTGAATTTTATGCCTTGCGTTTTGCCTGTTTTGGGAATTAAAATCTTATCGTTCTCACAAAACACAAGCAAAAAAACGGCGTTTCTTAAAAGTTTGGCGTTTTCGGCAGGAATTATTTTTGTTTTTTTGCTTTTGGCAATCGTCGCAATTCAGGCAAAAATCTGGTGGGGACAACAATTCCAAAATCCGATTTTTATCACAGCTCTCGCATTATTTATGGTAGTCGGAGCGTTAGTTTTATTTGACATTTTAACTCTTTCGCCAAATTCAAAAGTCGCCGATTTAGAAAGAAAGCAAGACAAAAGCACATTTTTCGGGAATTTCGTCCGCGGAATTTGCGCCACAATTTTGGCGACCCCCTGTTCGGGACCGCTTTTGGGTGCAATTTTTGCTTGGGTTTTGATAGACAACACACCAAATGCCGTCTTGGCAGTTTTCTTGGCGGTTGGTGCGGGAATGAGCGCGCCGTATATGGTTTTGAGCGTATTCGGCGGCGCAAAAATTTCGCAGAAAATCGGAAAACACTCACATTCGCTCAAAAAAATACTGGGCGTAATTCTGCTTTTATTTGCAGTCTATTTACTTTTCTCCGCGCACTCACACAGAATTCTACCGAACAGTGTTCTGAACACTGTTTCAAACAGTGTTTGGATAGAATTTTCGCAAGAATTATTCGAAGAAGCGCAAAGAAACAGACAGAGCGTAATTGTTCAATTCACTGCAAGATGGTGTTTAAACTGTCAATACAACAAAATTACAGTTTACGAAACGCCTGAAATTCGCCGAATTTTGACAGAAAGAAACATTTTGGCATTAAGCGCCGATTTAACAAACGAAAACATTGAAGCGCAGAATTTAAAGCAAATGTTAAATTCCCGAAGCATACCCTTTATGGCAATTTTCGACGGAAACGATTTTTCAAATCCCATAATTTTTAGAGACATAGTAAGCCGAGGCGCAGTTTTGCAGGCGTTGGAAAGAGTAAGATAA
- the rpmA gene encoding 50S ribosomal protein L27 gives MAHKKGQGSTKNGRDSNAKRLGVKEYAGELISAGSIIIRQRGTKIHAGENVGMGKDHTLFAKTEGKVDFYKKAGDRKFARIIPVVA, from the coding sequence ATGGCACACAAGAAAGGTCAAGGCTCGACAAAAAACGGTCGCGACAGCAACGCCAAACGTTTGGGAGTTAAAGAATACGCAGGCGAATTGATTAGCGCGGGAAGCATTATTATCCGTCAGCGCGGCACAAAAATTCACGCGGGTGAAAACGTCGGTATGGGTAAAGACCATACGCTTTTTGCAAAAACCGAAGGCAAAGTAGATTTCTACAAAAAAGCGGGCGACAGAAAATTTGCGAGAATTATCCCCGTTGTAGCATAA
- the rplU gene encoding 50S ribosomal protein L21 yields the protein MVSVVKQGGFQYKVSEGETLEIPLVDGEVGQEITLESVLLLSDGTKTTVGTPEIAGAVVKAEIVEHGRSKKVLVVKKLRRKDYQRRNGHRQDFTKIKITSIKAA from the coding sequence ATGGTTTCAGTTGTAAAACAAGGCGGTTTTCAGTATAAGGTGAGCGAAGGCGAAACGCTCGAAATTCCGCTTGTAGATGGCGAAGTCGGGCAAGAAATTACTCTTGAATCCGTTCTTCTTTTGAGCGACGGAACAAAAACGACTGTCGGCACACCCGAAATTGCAGGCGCAGTTGTTAAAGCGGAAATTGTGGAACACGGGCGTTCAAAAAAGGTTTTGGTAGTCAAAAAACTCAGAAGAAAAGACTATCAGAGAAGAAACGGTCATCGTCAAGATTTCACAAAAATTAAAATTACTTCGATTAAAGCGGCGTAA
- a CDS encoding Rne/Rng family ribonuclease: MIKKLLFSSTATQKRVAILEDGKVAEYIVEQPDECRILGNIYRGRVSRVVPSIQSAFIDIGLEKNAFLNVSDIEMALIPDLEKEQSEDDDDDYDYDEQLAAERADSVNNDETESETDKKKGGKYLPIEDLLEDGQEIIVQVCKEPIGDKSPKVMTKISLAGRFTVLVPDNENIGISKKSAGKKQRKRLRKVLREMLPDGMGCIVRTIGLEVDEELIYNELKQLVAEWDEVQRKSLEGEEPCLLYKEQNIITSSIKNFFSNEVDEVLVDNTEDYNEIVVYLNNVAPEMLSRVSLYKQSTPLFDAYGIEKDLDKSHRRKIWLKSGGYLYFDKTEALLAIDVNSGRNNSEDTLEDTVFAVNMEAAKEITRQLRLRDVGGIIVVDFIDMKKGENRHTLEQTMREYLKNDSTNTACTDLSRFGLMEMTRKRVRPGINEMMTDVCPSCNGLGRIFSTKTIASKLDRWLHRAAAEEGGQISRIKILTSKTLFDYIERNNLQAQLESNHKIKLFFEISSRLEQDEFEVYTKEDGEDITEKHL; this comes from the coding sequence ATGATAAAAAAATTACTGTTCAGTTCTACCGCGACCCAAAAAAGGGTTGCTATTCTTGAAGACGGAAAAGTCGCCGAATATATTGTAGAACAGCCCGACGAATGCCGCATCCTCGGTAATATTTACAGAGGTCGCGTCAGCAGGGTTGTTCCAAGTATTCAGTCGGCTTTTATTGATATAGGACTGGAAAAAAACGCGTTTTTGAACGTCAGCGACATCGAAATGGCGCTTATTCCCGACCTCGAAAAAGAACAAAGCGAAGATGACGACGACGATTACGACTACGACGAACAATTAGCCGCAGAAAGAGCAGACTCCGTAAACAATGACGAAACCGAAAGCGAGACGGACAAAAAGAAAGGCGGAAAATATCTGCCGATAGAAGACCTGCTCGAAGACGGACAAGAAATTATTGTTCAGGTTTGCAAAGAGCCCATCGGCGACAAAAGCCCGAAAGTTATGACAAAAATCTCGCTCGCAGGACGTTTCACCGTTCTTGTTCCCGACAACGAAAACATAGGCATTTCAAAGAAAAGCGCAGGCAAAAAACAACGCAAACGCCTAAGAAAAGTGCTTCGCGAAATGCTTCCCGACGGAATGGGTTGCATAGTTCGCACCATAGGTTTGGAAGTTGACGAAGAGTTAATTTACAACGAACTCAAACAGCTTGTCGCCGAATGGGACGAAGTTCAGAGAAAATCACTTGAAGGCGAAGAGCCGTGCCTGCTTTACAAAGAGCAAAACATAATAACATCGTCAATAAAAAACTTTTTTTCAAACGAAGTAGATGAAGTTCTCGTGGATAACACCGAAGATTACAACGAAATAGTGGTATATCTGAACAATGTCGCCCCCGAAATGCTGAGCAGAGTTTCGCTTTACAAACAAAGTACTCCGCTTTTTGACGCATACGGAATAGAAAAAGATTTGGACAAGTCGCACAGACGAAAAATCTGGCTGAAAAGCGGCGGATATTTGTATTTCGACAAAACGGAAGCGTTGCTCGCAATCGACGTAAATTCGGGGCGAAACAACTCCGAAGACACGCTCGAAGATACAGTTTTCGCAGTAAATATGGAAGCGGCGAAAGAAATAACGCGCCAACTCAGACTTCGCGACGTCGGCGGCATAATTGTTGTGGATTTTATCGATATGAAAAAGGGCGAAAATCGTCATACTTTGGAGCAAACAATGCGCGAATACCTCAAAAACGACTCCACAAATACCGCCTGCACAGACCTTTCGCGCTTCGGACTTATGGAAATGACCCGAAAACGAGTACGCCCCGGCATAAACGAAATGATGACGGACGTCTGCCCATCCTGCAACGGCTTGGGAAGAATTTTCTCCACCAAAACAATCGCCTCAAAATTAGACAGATGGCTTCACAGAGCGGCGGCAGAAGAGGGCGGGCAAATTTCGCGCATAAAAATTCTCACTTCCAAAACTCTTTTTGACTACATCGAAAGAAACAACTTACAGGCGCAATTAGAGAGCAACCACAAGATAAAGTTGTTTTTTGAGATTTCATCGCGCTTAGAACAGGACGAGTTTGAGGTATATACAAAAGAAGACGGCGAAGATATTACAGAAAAACACTTATAG